One Paracoccaceae bacterium genomic region harbors:
- a CDS encoding CHAT domain-containing protein: MLRALVLTLVLATPAAAQEMTKAQEQAYTRLWEMTVAANALHAAGDLAGAEAGYAETLSLIDRELPDEPLTRAAALHNLAAVRADRGRLQDAEETAREVLRLRLENGGATTAVASTHRLLSSILRDLDRIPEARAEIEAAVILTLNDPAADNARLVADFTGLAVMTAETGDHAGAAELMGQLEPLLPDLSPANAARVFVALGRVESLAGRPERAELGYREAAARSAAIPADDPDWTLQDRANVIGNLASMLLQQSREREAEPLFREALTLAQGLSPLVRANLLDGLGTALAAQGQMQAAWDAQRQALDLRIAALPPNHPALAASFALTGETILRAGDPATARDALSRAVEIATEGNDPLRAARAALRLAAAEAAMGDTAFGRAEEAETVLAGLLPAGHPEVAGARFIAASIALAENNAPAALPLARQALAGITDRLARAGADATVAATGGTDLRRMVLPVASAAWGVDRQGLMDEAFRAVQWATMTAASRATQRMAARTAAADGELAALARSKQDLVNQWQEADRAYLAALSQGDTDAERARLDSLESAIAEAESDLAARFPAYAALVTPAPLAVAEVQSRLGPDETLLMFATAPAETFVFAITADGATWHRADLPAQTLADRVARLRADLDPVGPARAAVALDDSAGPRIRPFDRATAHALYADLIAPLAASLRPRVLVVADGALTSLPLAVLVTAPPEGADDDPASLAATSWLADGHAFATLPSVRSLASLRDLPRGTVAASGFVGFGAPDFTGTGRPPDPVAAFDGATARTAALRALAPLPGTRRELSGLARQLGAADAALHLGSRATEAAVRQADLTGARILAFATHGLLAGEIAGLAEPALAFTPPLAPTAADDGLLTASEVLDLRLAADWVILSACNTAGADGTPGADGLSGLASAFLYAGARGLLVSHWPVGDAAAERLTQRAVGRLLDNPDAGQAGALAGAMDDLRADPAFAHPAAWAPFVVVGDGR; the protein is encoded by the coding sequence TCCTGACGCTGGTCCTTGCCACCCCTGCCGCCGCGCAGGAAATGACGAAGGCACAGGAACAGGCCTACACCCGCCTGTGGGAAATGACCGTCGCCGCCAATGCGCTGCATGCGGCCGGCGATCTGGCAGGGGCCGAGGCGGGCTATGCCGAGACGCTTTCGCTGATTGACCGCGAACTGCCGGACGAGCCGCTTACCCGCGCAGCGGCGCTGCACAACCTTGCTGCAGTCCGCGCCGATCGGGGGCGGCTGCAGGACGCAGAGGAGACGGCGCGCGAGGTCTTGCGCCTGCGGCTCGAGAATGGCGGCGCCACAACGGCCGTCGCGTCGACGCACCGGCTGCTCTCGTCGATCCTGCGCGACCTTGATCGCATCCCCGAGGCGCGGGCAGAGATCGAGGCCGCCGTCATCCTGACGCTCAATGATCCAGCGGCCGACAATGCGCGCCTGGTCGCCGATTTCACCGGTCTGGCCGTCATGACGGCAGAGACCGGCGACCACGCGGGCGCTGCCGAACTCATGGGCCAGCTGGAACCCCTGCTGCCCGACCTCTCGCCTGCCAACGCGGCGCGGGTCTTTGTCGCCCTTGGACGGGTCGAATCGCTCGCAGGGCGCCCGGAGCGCGCCGAACTGGGCTATCGTGAGGCTGCCGCCCGCAGCGCCGCGATCCCCGCCGACGATCCCGACTGGACACTTCAGGACCGCGCGAATGTGATCGGCAACCTGGCCTCTATGCTGTTGCAGCAGTCGCGTGAACGCGAGGCGGAACCGCTGTTCCGCGAGGCATTGACGCTGGCGCAGGGCCTTTCGCCGCTGGTCCGCGCGAACCTGCTCGATGGCCTGGGGACCGCGCTTGCGGCACAGGGCCAGATGCAGGCGGCATGGGACGCGCAGCGCCAGGCGCTCGACCTGCGGATCGCTGCGCTGCCGCCGAACCACCCGGCGCTCGCCGCCTCTTTCGCGCTGACGGGCGAGACGATCCTGCGTGCGGGCGATCCCGCGACCGCGCGCGATGCCCTGTCGCGCGCCGTCGAGATCGCCACCGAAGGAAATGACCCGCTTCGCGCCGCGCGCGCTGCCCTGCGGCTGGCTGCCGCCGAGGCCGCGATGGGCGATACCGCCTTTGGCCGGGCAGAAGAGGCCGAGACGGTTCTGGCGGGCCTCTTGCCCGCAGGTCACCCCGAAGTCGCAGGCGCCCGCTTCATCGCCGCCTCCATCGCCCTGGCCGAGAACAATGCCCCTGCGGCCCTGCCGCTTGCCCGTCAGGCGCTTGCCGGGATCACCGATCGCCTGGCGCGTGCCGGTGCGGATGCCACCGTCGCGGCGACCGGCGGCACCGACCTGCGGCGCATGGTGCTGCCCGTTGCCTCGGCAGCCTGGGGTGTCGATCGGCAGGGCCTGATGGACGAGGCATTCCGGGCGGTCCAATGGGCGACGATGACCGCCGCATCCCGCGCCACGCAGCGCATGGCCGCCCGCACGGCGGCGGCGGATGGCGAACTGGCCGCGCTTGCCCGGTCAAAGCAGGATCTGGTCAACCAGTGGCAAGAAGCCGACCGCGCCTATCTGGCGGCACTTTCGCAGGGCGATACCGATGCCGAGCGTGCCCGGCTCGATAGCCTCGAGTCTGCCATCGCGGAGGCGGAATCCGATCTTGCCGCTCGGTTCCCGGCCTATGCCGCGCTTGTCACGCCGGCCCCCCTGGCGGTGGCAGAGGTGCAATCGCGCCTCGGGCCGGACGAGACGCTCCTGATGTTCGCGACCGCGCCAGCGGAAACCTTCGTCTTTGCCATTACCGCGGATGGCGCCACATGGCACCGCGCGGACCTGCCTGCCCAGACGCTGGCCGACCGCGTGGCGCGGCTGCGCGCCGATCTCGACCCGGTCGGCCCCGCCCGAGCAGCCGTTGCCCTGGACGACAGCGCGGGCCCGCGCATCCGCCCGTTCGACCGTGCCACCGCGCATGCCTTGTACGCCGATCTGATTGCGCCGCTGGCGGCCAGCCTGCGGCCACGGGTTCTGGTGGTTGCGGATGGTGCGCTGACCTCGCTGCCGCTTGCGGTGCTCGTGACCGCGCCACCCGAAGGGGCCGACGACGACCCGGCATCCCTTGCGGCGACCAGCTGGCTTGCCGACGGGCATGCCTTTGCCACACTGCCCTCGGTGCGGTCGCTGGCCTCGCTGCGCGACCTGCCGCGCGGCACGGTTGCGGCATCGGGCTTCGTGGGGTTCGGCGCACCCGATTTCACCGGCACGGGCCGACCGCCCGATCCGGTCGCGGCGTTCGACGGTGCCACGGCCCGCACGGCGGCTCTGCGCGCCCTTGCCCCTCTGCCCGGCACGCGCCGCGAGCTTTCCGGTCTTGCGCGGCAGCTTGGCGCAGCCGATGCGGCGCTGCATCTCGGTTCGCGGGCCACCGAGGCAGCGGTGCGGCAGGCCGATCTGACCGGGGCGCGCATCCTGGCCTTTGCTACCCATGGCCTGCTTGCCGGCGAGATTGCCGGGCTGGCAGAACCCGCCCTCGCCTTTACCCCGCCCCTCGCCCCCACGGCCGCCGATGACGGCCTGCTGACCGCGTCCGAGGTTCTGGACCTGCGTCTGGCCGCCGACTGGGTGATCCTGTCGGCCTGCAACACGGCGGGCGCCGACGGCACGCCCGGGGCGGACGGCCTGTCGGGCCTGGCCTCGGCGTTTCTCTATGCGGGCGCCCGTGGCCTGCTGGTCAGCCACTGGCCCGTGGGCGATGCCGCCGCCGAACGGCTGACGCAGAGGGCGGTAGGCCGGCTGCTGGACAACCCGGATGCCGGGCAGGCTGGCGCGCTTGCGGGGGCGATGGACGATCTGCGCGCCGACCCCGCCTTTGCCCACCCGGCGGCATGGGCGCCCTTTGTCGTTGTAGGCGACGGGCGATAG